A window from Candidatus Nitrosotenuis uzonensis encodes these proteins:
- a CDS encoding alpha/beta fold hydrolase, whose translation MQEEFVNVDGHRIRYLKDGSSNKTLILIHGLGASAERWELVLPRFAKYYTVIVPDLIGFGLSDKPYADYTLEFFSNFLKSFFNSLGIKKASLIGSSLGGHIAIDFAANNPGLVDKLILVSPAGAMRQSTPALDAYIMAALYPDETSAQNAFSMMTGSNKKINPKIIESFVQRMKMPNAKYAFMSTLLGIKNAPEITAYLQIIRTPTLVIWGQLDPVIPVTYAEQFVKQIRDCRFYQMENCGHTPYVENPSAFADVALGFLGK comes from the coding sequence ATGCAAGAGGAATTTGTCAACGTGGATGGACACAGGATAAGATACCTCAAGGACGGTTCATCAAATAAGACACTGATATTAATCCACGGACTTGGTGCCTCTGCGGAAAGGTGGGAGCTCGTTTTACCGCGTTTTGCCAAATACTATACTGTAATTGTGCCAGACCTTATAGGATTTGGGCTTAGTGACAAGCCGTATGCTGACTATACCCTTGAGTTTTTCTCCAATTTCCTCAAATCGTTCTTTAACTCCCTTGGGATCAAAAAGGCCTCTCTTATCGGATCCTCACTTGGTGGCCATATTGCAATCGATTTTGCTGCAAACAATCCTGGACTGGTTGACAAGCTCATACTTGTCTCTCCTGCTGGAGCAATGAGGCAATCAACGCCTGCTCTTGATGCATACATAATGGCAGCACTATACCCGGATGAGACAAGCGCACAGAATGCATTTTCAATGATGACTGGAAGCAACAAGAAGATCAACCCGAAGATAATTGAGAGCTTTGTCCAGAGAATGAAGATGCCAAATGCAAAATACGCTTTCATGTCTACACTTCTTGGAATAAAAAATGCACCAGAGATTACTGCCTACCTGCAGATAATACGCACACCGACGCTGGTGATCTGGGGCCAGCTTGACCCTGTCATACCTGTCACATACGCAGAACAGTTTGTCAAACAGATAAGGGACTGTAGGTTTTACCAAATGGAGAACTGCGGGC
- the dps gene encoding DNA protection during starvation protein: MSKQSEPNVVGVNVLKQNGVDVDELVKLLVYNASVEFTAYYYFTNLRMHCTGIEGEGIKGVIEDARLEDLSHFESCLSRIYELGGSLPNDAMEFVKMSGCEFLQLPPNKTDIRAIMEKCLKAEQGAIVNWNKICQMTYNKDPATYDVAKDILKEEIEHEAWFLELLYGRPSAHMRRKFPGERPHTHKHSRALG; this comes from the coding sequence ATGAGTAAGCAATCTGAACCTAACGTGGTCGGAGTAAACGTCCTCAAGCAGAACGGCGTGGACGTGGACGAGCTAGTCAAGCTTCTGGTCTACAACGCCTCAGTCGAATTTACAGCCTACTATTACTTCACAAATCTGCGAATGCACTGTACTGGAATAGAAGGCGAGGGGATAAAGGGCGTAATCGAAGACGCAAGACTTGAAGACTTGAGCCATTTTGAGTCCTGCCTCTCAAGGATTTATGAGCTTGGAGGAAGCCTGCCAAATGACGCAATGGAGTTTGTCAAGATGTCAGGCTGCGAATTTCTGCAGCTGCCTCCAAACAAAACTGACATTCGGGCAATAATGGAAAAATGCCTAAAAGCAGAACAGGGGGCAATAGTGAACTGGAACAAGATATGCCAGATGACATACAACAAGGATCCTGCAACGTATGATGTCGCAAAAGACATACTCAAAGAAGAGATAGAACACGAGGCGTGGTTTTTGGAACTCTTGTATGGACGACCGTCTGCGCACATGCGTCGCAAGTTCCCAGGGGAGAGACCTCACACACACAAACACTCAAGAGCATTGGGATAA
- a CDS encoding NAD(P)/FAD-dependent oxidoreductase: MVQEYEVIVVGAGPAGLSAGIYVARQKVSCLVISKDLGGQLNLIPKLENYPGTMMSSGPLLAKTLENQYLVFGGEMTFDTVERIDEAETGLKVKTTRTEYMTKAVVLAPGKVPNNLGLSNENQFANKGVHYCTKCDAPFYQGRTTATVGVGGYLLESGILLSRMASKVYLIYKGGGLGGDKDMIEAIKKKENVELVPNTSIKSISGNNTLQQITLLDNSGTEKTITVDGLFIEMGSKINLDFVKHLVTINTKGEIEIGDGGKTSHPAIFAAGDATNIPYKQIVAACGDGAAAGLSAFNYVEKLKGKPGIRADWKKTIGDTVFHY; encoded by the coding sequence TTGGTTCAAGAATACGAAGTAATTGTAGTTGGGGCAGGACCTGCTGGTCTGTCTGCCGGAATCTATGTTGCAAGGCAAAAAGTATCGTGCCTTGTAATATCAAAGGATCTTGGAGGCCAGCTAAACTTGATACCAAAGCTTGAAAACTATCCTGGGACGATGATGTCAAGCGGCCCATTACTTGCAAAAACACTTGAGAATCAGTATCTTGTTTTTGGAGGCGAGATGACGTTTGATACTGTTGAAAGAATTGATGAAGCCGAAACCGGCCTGAAAGTAAAAACCACGCGAACCGAGTATATGACAAAAGCAGTTGTGCTCGCCCCAGGAAAAGTCCCAAACAACCTTGGTCTCTCAAACGAAAATCAATTTGCAAACAAAGGCGTGCATTATTGCACAAAATGCGATGCACCCTTCTATCAGGGAAGGACTACTGCAACTGTGGGAGTGGGAGGGTATCTGCTTGAATCTGGAATACTGCTGTCTCGTATGGCCTCTAAAGTGTATCTTATCTACAAAGGAGGCGGATTGGGAGGAGACAAGGATATGATAGAGGCAATAAAGAAAAAAGAAAACGTGGAACTTGTCCCAAATACATCAATAAAATCAATAAGCGGCAATAACACACTTCAACAAATCACATTACTTGACAATTCGGGTACTGAAAAAACAATCACGGTAGATGGGTTGTTCATTGAGATGGGCTCGAAGATAAACTTGGATTTTGTCAAACATCTTGTAACGATTAATACAAAAGGGGAAATCGAGATTGGCGATGGAGGCAAGACTTCACACCCAGCAATATTTGCAGCAGGTGACGCAACTAATATTCCATACAAGCAGATTGTAGCTGCATGCGGAGACGGCGCTGCTGCAGGACTTTCAGCATTCAACTATGTTGAAAAACTCAAGGGCAAGCCTGGAATAAGAGCCGACTGGAAGAAGACCATAGGAGACACCGTATTCCACTACTAA
- a CDS encoding Lrp/AsnC ligand binding domain-containing protein, with amino-acid sequence MNEAYVLLNVDYKQQKNIIEQAKKAPAVKTVKTVYGIYDILIVLESENMQDIKNTIDVHLHNIDGINNLTSLISVT; translated from the coding sequence ATGAATGAAGCATATGTATTGTTAAATGTCGATTATAAGCAGCAGAAAAACATAATCGAGCAAGCCAAAAAAGCACCTGCCGTAAAGACTGTAAAGACAGTGTATGGCATCTATGATATTCTCATAGTTTTGGAATCAGAAAACATGCAAGATATTAAAAACACGATTGACGTTCACCTGCACAATATTGACGGAATCAACAATCTTACATCGTTAATTTCAGTGACTTAA
- a CDS encoding DUF6659 family protein — translation MSGTLQKQFFEEKCSLLLEQDEIRFAGIINEDGKLVSGGFKKDIRPLEEDESRLNSFMEFASMISLRKEFDKTLGPINYLAARRDKIVLISFPFPVSKFILLISAEPTVDIESLATKVVSAFSSVS, via the coding sequence TTGTCTGGAACGCTACAAAAACAATTCTTTGAAGAAAAATGCAGTCTCTTGCTAGAACAAGACGAGATACGATTTGCCGGAATCATAAACGAAGACGGCAAGCTAGTCTCAGGCGGATTCAAAAAAGACATACGCCCACTCGAGGAGGATGAAAGCAGGCTGAACTCATTTATGGAGTTTGCATCAATGATTTCACTAAGAAAAGAATTTGACAAGACTCTTGGACCGATTAACTATCTTGCAGCCCGACGAGACAAGATAGTCCTGATTAGCTTCCCGTTTCCTGTAAGTAAATTCATACTCTTGATTTCAGCAGAGCCGACAGTAGATATTGAGAGCCTTGCAACAAAGGTCGTCTCTGCGTTTAGTTCTGTTTCCTAG
- a CDS encoding aspartate aminotransferase family protein — MENTERTYRQKTPKSAKIFARSQKLHVNGVHHNIRFFEPYPFVTRAASGKFLIDVDSNKYVDYWMGHWSLILGHAAAGVYESVREQLKQGWMYGTVNEQTMELSEKIASAVPVAEKIRYVTSGTEATMYAVRLARAVTGRKIVAKIDGGWHGYTSDLLKTVNWPFSKSESRGLTDERHIISLPYNDVEGSIEILKKARKDLAAVIIEPMLGGGGCIPARKDYLKAVQEYAKDNGAIFVLDEIVTGFRFRHGCMYATMGLDPDIVTLGKIVGGGFPIGVICAKDEIFKYADTKKFPKEGRAYIGGGTFSANPMSMTAGSRTLEILKRKKSIYSKLESLGRKTRNALTKVFDGKVVVTGTGSLFMTHFVADGTAQVQSAADAARCDTHLLQQFHFEMIAKDGIFFLPGKLGAFSDAHTDDDVKSLTASAEKFRQSL, encoded by the coding sequence TTGGAAAACACCGAGCGCACCTACAGGCAAAAGACTCCAAAGTCTGCAAAGATTTTTGCGAGATCGCAAAAGCTTCACGTAAACGGCGTTCACCACAACATCAGGTTCTTTGAGCCCTACCCGTTTGTGACAAGGGCTGCATCAGGCAAGTTCCTAATAGACGTAGACTCGAACAAATATGTAGACTATTGGATGGGGCATTGGAGTCTGATTTTGGGCCATGCTGCAGCCGGTGTCTATGAAAGCGTGCGCGAGCAGCTAAAACAAGGATGGATGTATGGAACTGTGAACGAACAGACAATGGAGCTATCAGAGAAGATTGCAAGTGCAGTGCCTGTCGCAGAAAAAATACGATACGTCACAAGTGGTACTGAGGCAACAATGTATGCCGTGCGACTTGCCCGCGCAGTTACTGGCAGGAAGATTGTCGCAAAAATAGATGGTGGGTGGCACGGGTACACAAGCGACCTGCTCAAGACAGTCAACTGGCCGTTTTCCAAGTCAGAGAGCAGAGGACTTACAGATGAAAGGCACATAATCTCCCTTCCCTACAACGATGTTGAAGGTTCCATTGAGATTTTGAAAAAAGCAAGAAAAGATCTTGCCGCAGTAATAATAGAGCCGATGCTTGGGGGCGGCGGGTGCATACCTGCCAGAAAGGATTACCTAAAGGCAGTGCAGGAGTATGCAAAAGATAACGGCGCCATTTTTGTGCTAGATGAGATAGTCACTGGATTCAGATTCAGGCATGGTTGCATGTACGCTACCATGGGACTTGATCCTGACATTGTGACACTTGGAAAAATTGTCGGTGGTGGATTTCCAATAGGAGTAATTTGCGCAAAAGATGAGATATTCAAGTATGCCGATACAAAGAAATTCCCTAAAGAGGGGCGCGCATACATAGGAGGCGGCACATTTTCTGCAAATCCGATGTCAATGACTGCAGGAAGTAGAACACTAGAGATTCTAAAAAGAAAAAAATCAATCTATTCCAAGCTAGAGTCACTTGGCAGAAAAACTCGTAATGCGTTGACAAAGGTGTTTGATGGCAAGGTGGTAGTAACTGGGACGGGTTCTCTGTTCATGACGCATTTTGTTGCCGACGGAACTGCGCAAGTTCAGAGTGCTGCTGATGCGGCAAGATGCGATACGCATCTTTTGCAGCAATTTCACTTTGAGATGATTGCAAAGGACGGCATATTCTTTTTGCCTGGAAAACTCGGCGCGTTCTCCGACGCTCATACAGATGATGACGTAAAGTCCCTCACAGCATCAGCTGAGAAATTCAGGCAATCACTATAA
- a CDS encoding cupin domain-containing protein has translation MDTYAIPAACGAEESTIRQIFHPHTYKLETRYSIAHCTLGPGKSTKPHMLKSSEVYYIIKGSGTIYVDKESADVGPGKSVYVPPNSRQSIKNTSDVQLEFLCIVDPAWRKEDERFD, from the coding sequence GTGGACACATATGCTATTCCTGCAGCTTGTGGCGCAGAGGAAAGCACGATAAGACAGATCTTCCATCCGCACACCTACAAGCTTGAGACAAGATACAGTATTGCGCATTGTACTCTCGGACCTGGCAAAAGCACAAAACCGCACATGCTCAAATCCTCCGAGGTCTATTACATCATAAAGGGTTCAGGAACGATTTATGTCGATAAAGAAAGTGCTGATGTCGGACCTGGCAAGTCAGTTTACGTACCTCCAAATTCAAGACAATCCATCAAGAACACATCGGATGTGCAGCTAGAGTTTCTGTGTATAGTGGATCCTGCATGGAGGAAAGAAGATGAGAGATTTGATTGA
- a CDS encoding DnaJ domain-containing protein: protein MDAAQAYQVLQIQPNSSFSEIKYAYRKLALELHPDKNVEERDGAKFKIVTEAYHVLKKSNKIANSKTKTAKYTDSAKKERTVRRTNWGAPPGQKIPEEDWSRYTRHVEETDPSFWQKYVSEFWKRYDEQVKHPNGMYDFEITQEKEPDLSVDVDHSLCIGCCSCEIIAPSVFSVDKASKMNPKSTVINKKGAKCSKIMDAAQTCPTKAIMVEDEKTGARLYPY from the coding sequence TTGGACGCTGCGCAGGCATATCAGGTATTGCAGATACAGCCAAACTCGTCGTTTTCCGAGATCAAGTACGCATACAGAAAACTTGCACTTGAGCTACATCCGGACAAGAACGTAGAGGAACGCGATGGTGCCAAATTCAAAATTGTTACAGAAGCCTATCATGTTCTAAAAAAGAGCAACAAGATTGCAAATTCCAAGACAAAAACTGCCAAATACACAGATTCTGCAAAAAAAGAAAGGACTGTAAGGCGCACCAACTGGGGCGCGCCGCCAGGCCAAAAGATACCAGAAGAGGACTGGTCCAGATACACTCGCCATGTGGAGGAGACTGACCCGTCATTCTGGCAAAAATACGTATCAGAGTTTTGGAAAAGATACGATGAGCAGGTCAAGCACCCGAACGGCATGTATGACTTTGAGATAACACAGGAAAAAGAACCGGATTTATCCGTTGATGTAGACCACAGCTTGTGCATTGGTTGCTGCAGCTGCGAGATTATCGCCCCTTCGGTGTTCTCAGTAGACAAGGCTTCAAAGATGAACCCAAAATCGACGGTGATAAACAAAAAAGGTGCCAAATGCAGCAAGATAATGGATGCCGCCCAGACATGCCCTACAAAGGCAATAATGGTTGAAGATGAAAAGACAGGAGCTCGCCTTTATCCATACTAG
- a CDS encoding HIT family protein: protein MDCIFCKIVSGLIPARKIMETDNSLAFLDAFPVARGHTLVIPKKHYEKVQQLSKEDNADLFETVRILTSKVDALTGSTLLAVHNGRGAGQEVPHIHVHLIPRSQDDAAGPVHSMFTKRPAMSERELDELQKRLA, encoded by the coding sequence ATGGATTGTATCTTTTGCAAAATCGTAAGCGGTCTTATCCCTGCAAGAAAAATAATGGAAACTGATAACTCACTTGCATTCCTTGACGCATTTCCGGTAGCCAGGGGACATACGCTGGTAATACCGAAAAAACACTATGAGAAGGTGCAACAGTTGAGCAAAGAAGACAATGCAGACCTGTTTGAAACGGTACGCATTTTGACATCAAAGGTGGACGCACTTACAGGCTCTACACTTCTTGCAGTGCATAATGGGCGTGGTGCAGGACAAGAAGTACCTCACATACACGTACATCTTATCCCAAGGAGCCAAGATGACGCTGCAGGACCAGTACACAGCATGTTTACAAAAAGGCCAGCCATGTCTGAGCGTGAACTTGATGAGCTACAAAAAAGGCTTGCCTAG
- a CDS encoding 3-hydroxyacyl-CoA dehydrogenase, which translates to MSIKNITVLGSGVMGHGIAQVSAMSGYNVVLRDIEQQFLDKAMEKIKWSLEKLVTKQKITLAESDAIFARITTKVDLKEAVKDADMVIEAVPEIMDLKMKVYAELDKVADSNVIFASNTSTLPITEIANTTSRPDKFVGIHFFNPPQLMKLVEVIPGQKTDPQIVQATVDYVRSVKKEPVICKRDVPGFIVNRLFIPMVHEACWLKQRQNLTLEQIDSAVKFRMGFPMGIFELADFTGMDVIHKATIELHLRDKKVIFPHPEIERLYNEKKLGQKSGEGFYKYSDEKYERVQLDEGLASKCNPIQLVANIVNNAAWLVTNKASDIEEIEKAAQLGLGLKKPIFETAREFGMKNIVSELAELAKKHGQFYEPDPLLVSMQ; encoded by the coding sequence TTGTCAATTAAGAACATAACTGTGCTCGGCTCTGGCGTGATGGGTCATGGAATAGCTCAGGTTAGCGCGATGTCAGGATACAATGTAGTTCTGCGCGATATCGAGCAGCAGTTTCTTGACAAAGCCATGGAAAAGATAAAGTGGAGTCTTGAGAAGCTTGTAACAAAGCAAAAGATAACTTTAGCAGAATCAGATGCCATATTTGCTCGTATCACAACCAAGGTAGATCTCAAAGAGGCAGTAAAGGATGCAGACATGGTAATAGAGGCAGTTCCCGAGATAATGGACCTGAAAATGAAAGTATACGCAGAGCTTGACAAGGTAGCAGACAGCAATGTCATATTTGCCTCAAACACCAGTACTCTGCCAATAACTGAGATAGCCAACACTACTAGCAGGCCGGACAAATTTGTTGGAATTCATTTTTTCAACCCGCCGCAGCTGATGAAGCTTGTAGAGGTCATTCCCGGGCAAAAGACAGACCCACAGATAGTCCAGGCCACAGTCGACTATGTCAGGTCAGTGAAAAAGGAGCCGGTAATATGCAAAAGAGACGTTCCAGGATTTATCGTTAACAGGCTGTTCATTCCGATGGTGCATGAGGCATGCTGGCTAAAACAGAGGCAGAATCTGACACTAGAGCAGATAGATTCGGCAGTAAAATTCAGAATGGGCTTTCCAATGGGCATATTTGAGCTTGCAGACTTTACAGGAATGGACGTCATCCACAAGGCCACAATAGAGTTGCATCTCAGAGACAAAAAAGTAATCTTTCCACATCCCGAAATAGAAAGACTGTACAATGAGAAAAAGCTTGGACAAAAGTCAGGTGAAGGATTCTACAAGTATTCTGATGAAAAATATGAAAGAGTACAGCTTGATGAAGGTCTTGCAAGCAAATGCAACCCAATTCAGCTTGTTGCAAACATTGTAAACAATGCTGCATGGCTTGTCACAAACAAGGCAAGTGATATAGAAGAGATAGAAAAGGCAGCGCAGCTAGGATTAGGACTAAAAAAGCCAATCTTTGAGACTGCAAGGGAGTTTGGAATGAAAAATATAGTGTCCGAGCTTGCCGAGTTAGCAAAAAAGCATGGACAGTTTTACGAGCCCGACCCACTGCTTGTCTCTATGCAGTGA
- a CDS encoding TIGR00725 family protein — MPKKRQILVIGNNENGCTPELELLAYEVGKEVAISGSVLITGGLGGVMRAACHGAHDAGGLTVGIIPQDDASFANEYCDIVIPSGLGLSRDFLNALASDGVIVVGGGSGTLSEMCAAYMHKKPIAALRKSGGMAAKFADQYLDHRQNVKIVGVDTPQDAVKYILDKITA, encoded by the coding sequence TTGCCAAAGAAAAGACAGATTCTAGTTATTGGAAATAATGAAAATGGCTGCACCCCTGAACTTGAGCTGCTAGCTTACGAGGTAGGCAAAGAAGTGGCAATCTCCGGCTCTGTACTGATAACAGGGGGTCTTGGTGGTGTCATGAGAGCAGCCTGTCATGGAGCGCACGATGCGGGCGGACTTACTGTTGGGATAATCCCACAAGACGACGCTTCGTTTGCCAACGAATATTGTGATATAGTCATTCCGAGCGGTCTTGGACTCTCAAGAGACTTTCTTAATGCACTTGCATCAGACGGCGTCATAGTTGTAGGCGGCGGCTCTGGTACACTCTCTGAGATGTGCGCAGCATACATGCATAAAAAACCAATTGCCGCACTCAGAAAATCTGGCGGAATGGCAGCAAAGTTTGCCGACCAGTACCTTGATCACAGACAAAATGTCAAAATTGTTGGCGTTGATACGCCTCAGGACGCCGTAAAGTACATCCTTGATAAGATCACTGCATAG
- a CDS encoding RNA polymerase Rbp10 codes for MSEEPELSTTEAPVTEKFDVIYKCLRCGTSVTNTELSRLPEIKCICGFRVFTKVRPPVVKTVNAI; via the coding sequence ATGTCTGAAGAACCCGAACTCTCAACAACTGAAGCACCAGTGACTGAAAAGTTTGATGTCATATACAAGTGCCTTCGATGTGGAACCAGCGTAACAAACACTGAGCTTAGCAGACTGCCTGAGATAAAATGCATCTGTGGATTTAGGGTATTTACCAAAGTAAGGCCACCTGTAGTAAAAACAGTAAACGCAATTTAG
- the rpsJ gene encoding 30S ribosomal protein S10, whose amino-acid sequence MTQSARIKLTSTSLPKLDGVCTEILGIGKKTGVRVKGPTPLPVKRLNVVTRKSPCGNGTETYEKWEMRMHRRIIDLNADDKAIRQLMRLKIPDDVYIELSLK is encoded by the coding sequence TTGACACAATCTGCCCGAATAAAACTCACAAGCACATCTCTGCCAAAACTTGACGGCGTTTGCACCGAGATTTTGGGCATAGGCAAAAAGACAGGCGTTCGCGTCAAAGGTCCAACCCCACTTCCAGTGAAACGACTCAACGTAGTCACACGAAAATCTCCATGTGGGAACGGAACTGAAACTTATGAGAAATGGGAGATGCGAATGCACAGAAGGATAATCGATCTTAACGCAGACGACAAGGCCATACGACAGCTGATGCGCTTAAAGATTCCCGACGACGTATACATTGAACTCTCGTTAAAGTAG
- the tuf gene encoding translation elongation factor EF-1 subunit alpha, whose translation MATKPHLNLIVTGHIDNGKSTTMGHFLMDMGLVDERTIAAHAAESEKTGKGDTFKYAWVMDNIKDERERGITIDLAFQKFETPKYFFTLIDAPGHRDFIKNMITGASEADAAVLVLSAKEGETDTAIAPGGQAREHAFLLKTLGVNQLIVAINKMDDSNYSEAAFKVAKEKAEKLIKSVGYKLENVPIIPVSGWKGDNLVKKSENMPWWTGKTLLQAFDDFQVPEKPIGKPLRLPIQDVYTITGVGTVPVGRVETGKFKTNDKIIIMPSGAVGEVKSIETHHTQMESAEAGDNIGFNLRGIEKKDIKRGDVMGHPDNPPKVAKEFRAQIIVIHHPTAIAPGYTPVMHAHTAQVAATITEFEAKINPATGAVDEQNPKFLKVGDSAIVKIRPVRPTCIETFKEFPEMGRFALRDMGATIAAGIVKDITEEYKP comes from the coding sequence ATGGCAACCAAACCACACTTGAACTTGATCGTAACTGGACATATCGATAATGGTAAATCAACTACTATGGGTCACTTTTTAATGGACATGGGCCTTGTAGATGAAAGAACTATAGCTGCACATGCGGCAGAGTCTGAAAAAACCGGAAAGGGTGACACCTTCAAATACGCATGGGTAATGGATAACATTAAAGACGAAAGAGAAAGAGGTATTACAATAGATCTTGCGTTCCAAAAATTCGAAACGCCAAAGTATTTCTTCACACTAATTGATGCACCTGGCCACAGGGACTTTATCAAAAACATGATCACTGGAGCATCTGAAGCAGATGCCGCAGTACTCGTCCTATCAGCTAAGGAAGGAGAGACTGATACTGCGATAGCACCAGGAGGACAAGCAAGAGAGCACGCATTTCTGCTAAAGACTCTGGGAGTAAACCAGCTAATTGTTGCAATCAACAAGATGGATGATAGTAACTATTCTGAGGCAGCATTCAAAGTTGCAAAGGAAAAAGCAGAAAAACTAATCAAATCAGTAGGTTACAAACTAGAGAACGTACCAATCATTCCAGTATCTGGATGGAAAGGAGACAACCTAGTAAAAAAATCAGAGAACATGCCTTGGTGGACAGGCAAAACACTATTGCAGGCATTCGATGACTTTCAAGTGCCTGAAAAACCAATCGGTAAACCACTCAGACTACCAATCCAAGATGTTTATACCATCACTGGTGTTGGTACAGTCCCTGTAGGAAGAGTAGAGACTGGCAAATTCAAAACAAACGACAAAATAATCATCATGCCATCAGGCGCAGTCGGTGAGGTAAAATCAATTGAGACTCACCACACCCAGATGGAATCTGCAGAGGCAGGCGATAACATCGGCTTCAACCTAAGAGGTATTGAAAAGAAAGACATCAAAAGAGGTGATGTCATGGGACACCCAGATAACCCACCAAAGGTTGCTAAGGAATTCCGAGCGCAAATTATAGTAATACACCACCCAACAGCAATTGCACCTGGTTACACACCAGTCATGCATGCACACACAGCACAAGTTGCAGCAACAATCACTGAATTTGAAGCAAAGATCAACCCCGCAACTGGTGCAGTCGATGAGCAGAATCCAAAATTCCTCAAAGTTGGAGATTCAGCAATTGTCAAAATTAGACCGGTAAGACCTACTTGCATTGAGACATTCAAAGAGTTCCCGGAGATGGGAAGATTTGCACTCAGAGACATGGGCGCAACAATCGCGGCCGGCATTGTCAAAGATATCACTGAAGAGTACAAACCGTAA
- a CDS encoding fructose-1,6-bisphosphatase, with product MKVTVSAIKADVGGIGGHTRPSDGLLDAVRRTIKQSSDLLLDYYVGYAGDDVHIIMSHTKGTDNAQIHGLAWKAFEEGTKVAKSEGLYGAGQDLLKDSFSGNVKGMGPGVAELEFEERPNEAFTVLAADKTEPGAFNYPFYRLFVDALSNTGLIVNKSLAAGVKFNIMDVEVGEIAELSLWEDKPILEAALMYPGRYVVSSVYTKSGEPIVASSTDRLHNIAGTYVGKDDPIAIVRTQKNFPATEELGSVFNNPHYVAGNTRGSHHMPLMPVKINTAASIDFCIPIIEALVFSMHGGKFTGPFDGFSTPDWDYVREIATKKALAMRSQGFIHPATLVPAELEYAEGYKAVIEGLHKKMKPLETKQVGGNKKYEDPD from the coding sequence ATGAAAGTTACTGTATCTGCAATCAAAGCAGATGTTGGCGGTATTGGCGGCCACACGCGACCCAGTGATGGACTACTGGATGCTGTAAGAAGGACAATAAAGCAATCATCAGATCTGTTGCTTGATTATTATGTTGGATATGCAGGGGATGATGTTCACATTATCATGTCTCATACAAAAGGCACGGATAATGCTCAGATTCACGGCCTTGCATGGAAGGCGTTTGAAGAGGGCACCAAAGTTGCCAAGTCAGAGGGCCTGTACGGTGCTGGACAGGACCTGCTAAAAGACTCTTTTTCAGGAAATGTCAAAGGGATGGGGCCTGGCGTTGCAGAACTGGAGTTTGAGGAAAGGCCAAACGAGGCATTCACCGTGCTGGCAGCTGACAAGACAGAGCCGGGCGCCTTTAATTATCCGTTTTACCGACTGTTTGTTGACGCGTTAAGCAATACGGGACTTATTGTAAACAAATCGCTTGCTGCCGGCGTCAAGTTCAACATAATGGATGTTGAGGTAGGCGAGATAGCAGAGCTATCTTTATGGGAAGACAAGCCCATTCTGGAAGCCGCACTCATGTATCCTGGCAGATACGTCGTATCATCAGTGTATACAAAGTCGGGCGAGCCAATAGTGGCATCGTCAACGGACAGACTGCACAACATAGCAGGAACGTATGTAGGAAAAGATGATCCGATCGCAATAGTGAGGACACAGAAGAACTTTCCTGCCACCGAAGAGCTCGGAAGCGTGTTTAACAATCCGCATTACGTTGCAGGCAACACGCGTGGAAGTCACCACATGCCGCTGATGCCAGTAAAGATAAACACTGCAGCATCAATTGACTTTTGCATCCCGATCATAGAGGCACTTGTGTTTTCAATGCACGGGGGCAAATTCACAGGACCGTTTGACGGATTTTCAACGCCTGACTGGGATTATGTCAGGGAGATTGCGACCAAAAAGGCCTTGGCCATGAGAAGTCAAGGATTCATACACCCTGCAACTCTTGTGCCTGCAGAGTTAGAGTATGCGGAAGGATACAAGGCAGTAATAGAAGGCTTGCACAAAAAAATGAAACCACTTGAAACAAAACAGGTTGGCGGTAACAAAAAATACGAAGATCCCGACTAG